A stretch of the Malus sylvestris chromosome 10, drMalSylv7.2, whole genome shotgun sequence genome encodes the following:
- the LOC126585400 gene encoding uncharacterized protein At1g03900-like isoform X1, with protein MSFEDEEEAFEHTLLVVREVAVFKIPPRSTSGGYKCGEWLQSDKIWSGRLRVVSCKERCEIRLEDPNSSELFAACFVYPGQRETSVETVLDSSRYFVLKIEDGTGKHAFIGLGFAERNEAFDFNVALSDHEKYVKREHEKESNGGETSDEGHIDIHPALNHRLKEGETIRINVKPKPTSGAGMLSAAGLSGTAKAKPISLGLAPPPGSGKVRSALPPPPNDPVAARISSGGVKSPDNTRRGSDPLSDLSQIERNLPPTTGSGSTKTSAVGWAAF; from the exons ATGTCGTTTGAGGACGAGGAGGAGGCGTTCGAGCACACGCTTCTCGTGGTCCGGGAGGTCGCAGTCTTCAAAATCCCGCCGCGGAGCACTTCCGGCGGATACAAGTGCGGCGAGTGGCTCCAGTCCGATAAGATCTGGTCGGGTCGGCTCCGGGTCGTGTCGTGCAAGGAGCGGTGCGAGATCCGGCTGGAGGATCCGAACTCCAGCGAGCTCTTCGCCGCCTGCTTTGTCTACCCGGGCCAGCGCGAGACCTCCGTTGAGACCGTCCTCGACTCGTCGCGCTACTTCGTGCTCAAGATCGAGGACGGCACCGGGAAGCACGCCTTCATCGGGCTAGGGTTCGCGGAGCGGAACGAAGCGTTCGATTTCAACGTGGCGCTTTCGGACCACGAGAAGTACGTGAAGAGGGAGCACGAGAAGGAGAGCAACGGCGGCGAAACCAGCGACGAGGGCCACATCGATATTCATCCCGCCCTCAATCACAGATTGAAA GAAGGTGAGACGATAAGGATAAATGTGAAGCCGAAGCCGACGAGTGGGGCCGGGATGTTGTCCGCTGCCGGGCTATCCGGGACGGCAAAGGCAAAACCGATTAGTTTGGGGTTGGCTCCGCCACCCGGGTCCGGGAAAGTTAGGTCGGCTCTGCCACCACCTCCCAATGACCCTGTTGCTGCTAGAATCAGCTCTGGTGGTGTCAAGTCGCCGGATAACACAAGACGTGGATCCGACCCATTATCGGATCTTTCCCAGATTGAG AGGAATCTTCCCCCCACGACCGGATCAGGCTCAACAAAGACAAGTGCAGTAGGATGGGCGGCTTTCTGA
- the LOC126585400 gene encoding uncharacterized protein At1g03900-like isoform X2 → MSFEDEEEAFEHTLLVVREVAVFKIPPRSTSGGYKCGEWLQSDKIWSGRLRVVSCKERCEIRLEDPNSSELFAACFVYPGQRETSVETVLDSSRYFVLKIEDGTGKHAFIGLGFAERNEAFDFNVALSDHEKYVKREHEKESNGGETSDEGHIDIHPALNHRLKEGETIRINVKPKPTSGAGMLSAAGLSGTAKAKPISLGLAPPPGSGKVRSALPPPPNDPVAARISSGGVKSPDNTRRGSDPLSDLSQIEALPALQILIDLKSWFRVPF, encoded by the exons ATGTCGTTTGAGGACGAGGAGGAGGCGTTCGAGCACACGCTTCTCGTGGTCCGGGAGGTCGCAGTCTTCAAAATCCCGCCGCGGAGCACTTCCGGCGGATACAAGTGCGGCGAGTGGCTCCAGTCCGATAAGATCTGGTCGGGTCGGCTCCGGGTCGTGTCGTGCAAGGAGCGGTGCGAGATCCGGCTGGAGGATCCGAACTCCAGCGAGCTCTTCGCCGCCTGCTTTGTCTACCCGGGCCAGCGCGAGACCTCCGTTGAGACCGTCCTCGACTCGTCGCGCTACTTCGTGCTCAAGATCGAGGACGGCACCGGGAAGCACGCCTTCATCGGGCTAGGGTTCGCGGAGCGGAACGAAGCGTTCGATTTCAACGTGGCGCTTTCGGACCACGAGAAGTACGTGAAGAGGGAGCACGAGAAGGAGAGCAACGGCGGCGAAACCAGCGACGAGGGCCACATCGATATTCATCCCGCCCTCAATCACAGATTGAAA GAAGGTGAGACGATAAGGATAAATGTGAAGCCGAAGCCGACGAGTGGGGCCGGGATGTTGTCCGCTGCCGGGCTATCCGGGACGGCAAAGGCAAAACCGATTAGTTTGGGGTTGGCTCCGCCACCCGGGTCCGGGAAAGTTAGGTCGGCTCTGCCACCACCTCCCAATGACCCTGTTGCTGCTAGAATCAGCTCTGGTGGTGTCAAGTCGCCGGATAACACAAGACGTGGATCCGACCCATTATCGGATCTTTCCCAGATTGAG GCCTTACCAGCCCTTCAAATCCTGATTGACCTGAAAAGTTGGTTCCGAGTCCCATTCTGA
- the LOC126585408 gene encoding H/ACA ribonucleoprotein complex subunit 3-like protein, with amino-acid sequence MYLQYYINENGNKVYTTKRESPLGHATQSAHPARFSPDDKYSRQRYLLKKRFGLLPTQQSPLKY; translated from the exons ATGTATCTTCAATACTACATAAACGAGAATGGCAACAAAGTGTACACCACCAAG AGGGAATCACCACTTGGGCATGCTACGCAATCTGCCCATCCCG CCCGCTTCTCCCCTGATGACAAATATTCAAGGCAAAGGTATCTTCTGAAGAAGCGCTTTGGATTGTTGCCAACCCAGCAGTCACCTCTAAAGTACTGA